From Stigmatella aurantiaca:
AGCGTGCCTGTTCCCGCCCCTGGGACGATACCTGGGGTGTCCGCGCCCGAGGTCGAGACCGCGGAGCCCCCGCCTGCCCCGGCAGAGGAGAAGGACGTCTTCGGCGTAACAATGCTTTACCCCTCCAAAGAGGGGGGAGAGTCCTGGTTCATGGGGGCGGAGCCCACCAAGGACGCGCGCTTTGATCCCCAGAGCAAGATTACCCTGAACACCGATGGCTCCTGGAAGATGAAATCCAACCAGGCCCGGATGTCTGTCTTCACCTCCGCGAGCCTCAAGGCCTTCCAGATTCCCACCTACGACCGGCAGGTGCTGGCGGAGCAGGGCTACATGGAATCGCCCAGCGACTGGAAGAACGTGGAGATGACGGGTTACGTCAAGCTCAACGCGTTCTCGGACGCCACGGACAACTTCGACTGGTACGCCCGCGGCGGCCGGCACTCGGACTCGGTGCCGTGCGAGGGCTCCTCCTACAAGGGCGCGCTGCACTACGACGGGCGCGTCCGCTGGCAGAAGGAGACATGGCACGTCAGCTACGAGCAGGCGCCCTACAGAGACGCGGTGTCCCCGCTCAAGGGCCGCTGGGTGGGCCTGAAGGCCATCCTCCGCAACGTCGAGGTGGAGGGTGCCCAGGCCGTGCGGCTGGAGCTGTGGGTGGATGACACGGCCGACAAAGTCTCATGGAAGAAGGTCTACGACATGGTGGACGCCGGGGACTGGGGCGGGGATGCCTCCGAGTGCGATGGCCTCGAGGACGCCATGCCCATCACCTGGGGCGGCCCCATCGCCGTCTTCCGGTGGGACAACGCCAAGGATGTGGACTTCAAATGGATGAGTGTCCGGGAAATCCAGCCTTGATGGGTTTTAATGAACTTCGGGTTCCGACCCCAGGACACATGCCCGTGCGCTCGTAAGATTGCAGTCTTGCTAGCGCCGCAGGGCAGCCTGCGAGTGGTCACCGGCACTGGGGCAAGCTGCGCACGGCAGCTTGCGGTGCCCGTGTGGGGGGAACAGGTTCATGCGGATCACGTTTATCGGCCATGCTGGCTTTGTCGTTGAAACGTCCAGCGCCGTGGTGGTGATGGATCCCTGGCTGTCACCCAGGGGCGCATTCGATTCTGCGTGGATGCAGTTGCCCAGGAACCATCACCTCGCGCCGCAAGTGCGCGAGCTGCTGGAGTCATCACCCAAGCAGCGGTACCTGTACATCAGCCATGAGCACCAGGATCACTTCGATCCCGAGTTCCTCGAGACGTTGACGAAGCGGGACTTCTCGGTGCTCATTCCGAAGTTCCAGCGGTCCGCGCTGCGCGACACGCTCCAGGCGTACGGCTGCAAGCGGATCATCTCCTGCCGGGACGGGCAGGAGATCCCCGTGCCGGGAGGCGGCTACATCAAGCTGTTCCTCACGGAGTCCGGGACGAACCGGGACTCGGGGGTGTTGGTGAGGGGAGATGGACAATCCTTTCTCAACCTCAACGACTGCAAGATTCACGACCGGCTGGCGCGAATCGTGGAGTCCGAGGGCTCCATCGACTTCTTCTCCGCCCAGTTCTCGGGCGCCATCTGGCACCCCACCTGCTACGAGTACTCGCGCGAGGTGTACGAGGAGATCTCGCTCAAGAAGCGCGCCAGCAAGTTCGAGGCGGTGGCGCGGGCCATCCAGACGGTCAACCCCCGGGCCTTCCTGGCCGCGGCGGGCCCCGCCTGCTTCCTGGACCCCGCGCTGTTTCACCTGAACCTGGAGAAGGTGAACATCTTCCCCCGGGCCCCCGAGCTGTTCGCCTTCCTGAAGGACCGCTTGCCCCAAGTCTCGACGCGGTACCTCGAGCCCATGCCCGGCGACGTGCTGGAGGGGACGAGCCTGGAGTGGGTTCACCAGTCGCCCGAGCGCCTCACGGACGAGAACCTGCCGGACTACCTGCACGCCTATGCCTCGGACATGGCGCACCTGTTCCGGGAGCGGCGCCGCAACATCCTCCGGGCCGAGGCGGAGGTGATTCACGGGCAGCTGCAGATGGAGCTGCGGCGCAAGCTGGACCGCCTGGAACTGCACGGACGGGTGGGGATGCCGCTGTACATGGGCCTGAACGAGCTGCCCGGACAATGGCTGCGGGTGGACTTCCGGCTGCGGCGCGTGGACATTGTTCCGGAAATCAAGGAGCGCAGCCGGTACACGATGAGGGTGGCGGCCCCGGACATCGCGCGTGTGCTGGAGCGCAAGCTGACCTGGGAGGAGCTGTTGCTCTCGTTCCGGCACCGGATGAGCCGCACGCCGGATGTCTACGATCCCATCCTCCATGCCTTCCTGGGCCTGGAGATCGAGGACGTGGGGGAGTTCTGCCAGGACTTGCTCGCCGCGGAGGCGCGGCGCGAGCGCACCGTGGTGACGGCCGGGGTGAAGCGCTACGCCATCCAGCGGTTCTGCCCGCACCAGGGCGCGGACCTGACCGAAGCCTGGGTCGAGGGGGGACGGTACCTCCTGTGCCCGCGGCACCGGTGGCAGTTCGATTTGCAGGACGGGGGCCGGTGCTCGGCCAACGGCCTGTCCATCGAGGCCAAGTGCCTGCCGGACACGGAGCGTGAGCGGCGGCAGCAGCCGGTCCGGGAGGCCCAGACCCAGCTCTGAGGGCCCGCGAGGGCCGTGGCGTCTCATGGGGCGCCACGGCGTGACGGCTAAGGCTGCTGGGTGAGCAACTCCAGCTCGAAGCGGCCGTTGTCCGTCCGCAGCCCCACGGGCCCCTCGAAGTCGAACGCCTCGGGGGGCAGGGTGCCTTCCCACGCCAGGACGCCATCCACCTGGACGCGCAAGGCCGGGCCCTCCCATTCAGCGTAGAGCGTGTGTGAAGCGCCTGGGACGAGCTCGGGCACAGGGACTTCTCTTTGGGCCCGGACCCGCGTGTACCCCCGGTTTCCGCACTCGGCGCTCGTATGGTTTTTGGGGTTGGACTTCACCGAGACGTGGAGCCCGGCCTTGGGGCCCAGCCGCCACATGACGTAGACCACGTTGCATCCATCCTGGGCCCGCAGCTTCAGCCCGAGCTGCTGGCGGGACTCGCCGGAGGCGAGCGCTTTCTGCACCCGGGTGGGCCCCAGGTACGTGAAGCGCAGCTCGGCCGCGGTTGCATCATCCAAGCCGGGGACCACGGCGCGGACCTTGGACACCTCGACGGCCAGTCTGCCATCGGCCGCCTCGCTCAAGACCCCTTGGGTCACGTGCAACTGACGCAGGGCCGTGCGCGTGAGCGGGGGCCTCTCGCGCGTGCATGCAGGGTGCGAAGGGGCGAGCAAGGCGAGCGCCAGGAGCAGCAGGTTTCGTCTCATGGGGCGGTGTTTCCGAGCAGGGCCCTGAGGGCCTCCAGGTGGGCCTGCAGCCAGGCCTGCTCGGCGCGCAGCCGCGCCACCTCCAGCACGAGATAGTCGCGGAAGCGGCGCACTTTCACCGTCTCCAGGGCCTGGACTTCCCGGAGCTGGCCCTCCAGGTCGCTGGTCAGCACGGACACCTCGCGCAGCCGTGTCTCCTCGAGCCGCTGGGTGGTGCGCAGGTCCTGGAGCATCCGCTCTACCCGCTGGGGAAAGCCTTCCACCTCCTCGGCCGAGGCCTGCTGGCGGGCGCTGCGAGCGCGGGCGTTGGCCTTGGCTTGCCACCCCCCGCCAAGGTTGTAGGAGACGGTCAGCACCCCGAAAAGGGGCACGTCCTGCCGCACGTCGATCAGCTCGTCGTAGCCGCCCCGGAGGCGGATGTCCCAGGCCGCGGCCCGGCGCAGCGTGCCGGTGAGCCGCTCGACCTCATCGTCCGCCGCGTGCAGCTCCTGGAGCAGGGCGGGGAGGGGCTGGCCCGAGGCCGGTGGCAGGTGGGCCAGGCGCTCCTGCTCACGGGCGGTGTCGTGGGCCAGGGCACGGAGTTGTTCCAGCCGGAGCTGCAGCCCGTTGAGTTCTTCCACGGTGGCCCGTCCCTCGCGGAGATCCGCCCGCAGCGATTCGAGCAGCCGGGCGCCTTCGGGGAGGGCGGCCTCGAGCACCGACAGGCGCGCCGCCAGGGCGGGGGCGGCGCCGAGGTCCGGCCCGGCCTGGAACACGCGCTGGAGCGCGGAGAAGGCCTTGTAGCGGCGGCACTCGGCCTCCGCGCGGCGGCGCAGGGTGACGCCCCGGTAGGCGCTCACGACGTTGTAGCCCAGGCCCGCGGTCAGCCGAAGGGTCTGGGTGCCGAGGGGCGTGTCGCCGGAGGCATCCCCCGCGTTCACCACGCCGGCGCTGCCGAAGATCTCGGGCGCCAGCAGCACCGCGGACTCGGCGGACGCCACGCTTCGCGTGAACTCGCACCAGGCGGGCGGGCCTGGGGTGCCTTCCGGAACGGAGGGGCTCGGCTGCGCGCTCGCCAGGTGCAGGGCGGCGAAGCAGGGCAGGACCCCCCATGCGATGGCTCTCTTCATGCCTGCCTCCTTGAGCACTACAGCAGCAGTGGGGGGTGGCCCAGGTGGAGCAGCTCTTCCTGGGCGGAGAGACCATCCTGCAGGTGGACTTCCACCATCACCCCGCGCACGAAGTGCTGCCGGATGGGGTGTTTCACCGACACTTCACCTTCCTGGGCCTGGCCGACCACCCCCACCTGATGGCACCACACCAGCTTCGCCCTGCACGCATAGAGCGGGGTGCCGGGCGGGGACGCATCCAGGTTGTCATAGGGGACGAAGGCCACGGTCAGGTTGCCCTCGAAGGCGCGCAGGTAGGGGGAGTCGCGGAGAGTCTTGAGCAGCTGGTCATACCGGGCCACGGCTTCATCGAGCCCTTGCAGATCCTCTTTCAGGGCGGAGCGGGTGTTCTCCACGCGCGCCTGCTCCAGCAGCGACCGGGTGTACTCGCGCTCCAGCAGCAGGGCCGCGGTGGTCACCTGCGGGCTCCGGGAAGGCCCCCGTGCCTGGACGCTGTCGAAGCCGAGCAGCTCGCGTTGCAGGCCCTCCAGCCGGTTCTCCAGGTCCACGGCGTGCTCGGCCAGGGTGAGCTGGCTCTGGGCCATCTGCGCGAGCTGGTGGTTGGAGGTGAGGTAGGCCTCCTGGTCGAGCATGCGGGCGCCGTGAAGGGTCTGGGTCCGGACGCGCGCCATGCCCGAGAAGGCCCGGGCGGATTCGGAGATCTCTCCCTGGGCGTGTTCATACTGGCGCCGCAGGGTGGAAAACCGCTGGAGGGCCTGAGCACGCGCTGCGCGCTCGCCCTTCAGGGCCTCCTGGAAGCGCTCCTGAAACGCTTGCTCGGCAAGGAGGGTCCGCTCGGCGTTCGCGAGCCGGGCCTGGACATCGCGCCGGTTCGCCATCAGCTGAGAGCGGGCGGCGGCCTGCTGGGCGATCTGCGAGTTGAGCTGGAGAATCTCCGGGTCCGTGGGGGCGATGACGGTGGGGACGACCCAGCCCTCGCTGACGAGGAAGAACGCCTGCATGCCCAGGTACGTGATGAAGCTCAGGAGGATGACCACCAGCAGGCAGGTTCCCAGGGCCTTGTAGGCGCTGACGGCCAGCGCGTTCACTTTGTTGGCGACCTGCTGGTTCATGAGAGGCCCCCTGCGGTCTGAGTGGGCAGCAGGGCGGTATCAGGCGGTGCCGGTGTGTCCGCGTTCGCGGACGGCGCGCCCCGCGTTTCCCAACTGCCCGAATCCAGCGTCAACAGCGCCAGTGGCGTGAAGAGGGCGTAGGTGACGGGCATCAACAGGGCCATGGGCAGGAAGCTCAGGCCCGGGACGCGCCGGTCCTCCGGCAGGTGGCGCGTCTCCCAGCGGTAGATGAAGCCCATGAGCCCCACCACGAGCACGTGTATGGCCAGGATGTCCCAGAACTCCCCGGTCAACACGTTGTGGACGATGACGACGGGGTAGGCGAGCAACAGCCCGAGCTGCGAGACATAGTGGACCGCCACCACGGGGTGCAGCCGCCAGGCGTGGCTGAGCCCGCCCAGCATGTCCACCAGGTTGGAGCGGCGCCAGCGCAGCTGCTGCGCGAAGTACCCCGGCAGGTGGGTGGGGGCGGCGGTGAAGCAGACCGCGTCCGTGGTGTAGAGGGTCTCATAGCCCGCCTTGATGATCTGCCGGGTGAGGAAGCGGTCCTCGCCGTACTTGATGGCGACCCCGGCGATGGCCCGCGCCTCCAGGATGGGCTCGAGCTCCTCCAGCACATGGCGGCGATACGCCGTCAGACACCCGGACAGACACATCACCGAGCGGAATCCCCGCTCCAGATCCTTGAGCCACTCCTGGGCGAAGTGAAACTTGATCTCGACCATCCGCGTGAGCCAGGTCTGGTGGCGGTTCGTCACATAGGTTCTCCCGCCCACCGCGGCGATCCGGGGGTGGAGAAACCGCCGGACGAGCTGCCGCACGGCGCCCCGGTCCACGATGACGTCCGAGTCCACCGAGACGACGACCTCCGAGCAGGTGGCGCGCACCCCCCGGTTGATGCCCTTGCGCTTGCCCATGTTCTCCGGGTTGCGCATCACCAGGACATTGGGGTGGTTCTCGGCGGCCTTCAGGGCCCAGGCATGGCTGTCGTCCTTGGAGCAGTCATCGACCACGACAATCGACAGCTTGTCAGGGGGGTAGTCCTGTAACAGCAGGCTGTGGATGGCGTGGTAGATGCCTTCGCCTTCATTGAAGAGGGGAATAATGATGGCCACCGTGGGCTCGTAGTCATCATTCGTTGCATCGAACTGATCACCCCGGACCCGCCGCATCAAGGGACCCAGGATGTACCGGTTCATCAACACCACGAGGAACAGGATTTGAATGGGAAATAGCTCCATCACCACTCCTGGAAGGGAAGGGAGCAGGCTGTCCCCAGGTTGCTAACCGCGCAAAACCTTGAACTCCAGAGGCCCAAGGGCAACCTGGCTGGAAGGGCGTGGGTGTGCTTGTCATTGAACGCTTCGGAGCGCGGCCTGGTGTCCTCTTCTTCGCAAGGCCAGGCACCCCAGGGAGGGTTGGCAGGGGAGCCCAGGCACTTAGGTTACGGCCCTGGGATATAAGGGAGAGCCCCATGGGAGTAATGGGCGTCAGGGCTGGATGGGTTGGGCTGTGGTTGGGATTGCAAGGCGGCCTCGCGGTGGCTCAACCCGCCGCTGAAGCCGGGCGGTGGTCACCGCTGATGTCATGGCCCATCTCCGCCACACATACGCACCTGCTGCCCAGTGGCAAGGTGATGTTCTTCGGGGAGTTCGACGAGGGCAAACTATCCCCCCGGTTGTGGGATCCCGTGGCCAACACGCTCACGCCGCTTCCCGTGCCTCCGTTCAATATCTTCTGCGCGGGGCACTCCTTCCTCGAAGATGGCAGGCTGCTCATCACGGGCGGGCACGTGGACAGCCACAACGGCTTGCCCCATGCCATCCTCTTCAATCCGAAGACGAATGGTTGGGACGCCGTGCCCGACATGAACGACAAGCGCTGGTACCCGAACAACACCACCCTGGCCAATGGCGAGGTCCTGGTGCTCTCCGGGGAGACGAACGGGGAGGGCTTGTTCAACGAGCTGCCCCAGCGCTACGTGCCTGGGTCCAACACCTGGGTGAACCTGTCCACGGCCCAGAGGAAGATTCCGTATTACCCTCACATGTTCCTGGCCCCCAACAACAAGCTCTTCTTCGCGGGGCCCTGGCGCTCCAGCCAGTGGCTGGACCCGGAGGGAACCGGCACCTGGTTCGAGGCGCCGTACAGCCAATTTGGCGGCAGATCCTACGGGGGAAGCGTCTACTTTGACGGAAAGGTGCTCTCCACGGGTGGCGGAAATCCTCCCACGAAAACCGTGGAGCTGATTGATCTCAACCTGCCATCGCCCAGCTGGAGCTACCAGAGCCCCATGAGCATCGCCCGGCGGCAGCACAACACGATGTTCTTGCCGGACGGCAAGGTCCTCGTGACGGGCGGAAGCAGTCTGGAAGGGTTCAACAACCCCGACGGCGCCGTCCGTCATGCCGAGGTGTGGGATCCGGAGACCAATGTCTGGAAGACCTTGGCCAGCAACAACGCCTTTCGCGGATACCATTCGACCACGCTGCTGTTGCCGGATGGGCGGGTGCTGAGCGCGGGAGGCCGCAATGTGCGCACCGCGGAAGTCTTCGAGCCTCCCTACCTCTTCCTGGGGCCGCGCCCCACCCTCACCGCGGCACCGGATGAGCTCACGCCGGGAACGTCCTTTGACGTCGGCACGCCCAACGCGGGCCAGATCAAGAAGGTCACGCTGATTGCGTTGGGCTCCGTGACGCACGCCTTCGATTCGAACCTGCGCTTTCTCACGCTGCCGCACACCGTGACCCCGGCAGGCCTCACCGTCACCGCGCCCGAGAGCAACGTGATAGCCCCCCCGGGGCCCTACATGTTGTTTTTGATCAGCCAGGAGGGCGTCCCCTCGGTGGCGAAGGGGGTGATGGTCAAGAAGGTGGCGCCGAAGTTCTCCCGTACCCTCGCCTTCAGCGATGTGTGGAAGTACGACGACACCAACGTGGACCGGGGCACGGCCTGGCTCTCGGCCAGCTACGACGATTCGCAGTGGAAGTCCGGGCCCGGACAGCTGGGCTTTGGGGATGGAGACGAGGGGACGGTGCTCACCGCCACGGTGCCGTCGCAACCCTCCGTCTACTTTCGAAAGAAGTTCTCGCTGGCCAAACCCGTCTCGGCGGCCATGCTGGAGGTGCTCTTCGACGATGGCATCCAGGTGTGGGTCAACGAGGTGCCCGTCTTCTCCCGGAACATGGCCAAGGGGCTCAACTTCGAGGCCTTTGCCTCGGGCTCGACGAACAACCAATACATCCGGGAGAAGCTGGCGCTCTCTGGTTCGCCCTTCCGGGTGGGGGAGAACCTCATCACGGTGATGGTGAAGCAGGTGGGAAGCAACTCGACCGACCTGACCTTCGCGCTGGGGCTGGAGGTGGAGAGCACCCCGGCGCCTGTCGAGGACGTGCTCCAGGTGCTGTCTCCGAACGGAGGAGAGTCCTGGGTGGGAGGAAGCCGGGTCAGCATCCGCTGGGTGCTCAAGAGCCCCTTGCCC
This genomic window contains:
- a CDS encoding Rieske 2Fe-2S domain-containing protein, which gives rise to MRITFIGHAGFVVETSSAVVVMDPWLSPRGAFDSAWMQLPRNHHLAPQVRELLESSPKQRYLYISHEHQDHFDPEFLETLTKRDFSVLIPKFQRSALRDTLQAYGCKRIISCRDGQEIPVPGGGYIKLFLTESGTNRDSGVLVRGDGQSFLNLNDCKIHDRLARIVESEGSIDFFSAQFSGAIWHPTCYEYSREVYEEISLKKRASKFEAVARAIQTVNPRAFLAAAGPACFLDPALFHLNLEKVNIFPRAPELFAFLKDRLPQVSTRYLEPMPGDVLEGTSLEWVHQSPERLTDENLPDYLHAYASDMAHLFRERRRNILRAEAEVIHGQLQMELRRKLDRLELHGRVGMPLYMGLNELPGQWLRVDFRLRRVDIVPEIKERSRYTMRVAAPDIARVLERKLTWEELLLSFRHRMSRTPDVYDPILHAFLGLEIEDVGEFCQDLLAAEARRERTVVTAGVKRYAIQRFCPHQGADLTEAWVEGGRYLLCPRHRWQFDLQDGGRCSANGLSIEAKCLPDTERERRQQPVREAQTQL
- a CDS encoding glycosyltransferase, with protein sequence MELFPIQILFLVVLMNRYILGPLMRRVRGDQFDATNDDYEPTVAIIIPLFNEGEGIYHAIHSLLLQDYPPDKLSIVVVDDCSKDDSHAWALKAAENHPNVLVMRNPENMGKRKGINRGVRATCSEVVVSVDSDVIVDRGAVRQLVRRFLHPRIAAVGGRTYVTNRHQTWLTRMVEIKFHFAQEWLKDLERGFRSVMCLSGCLTAYRRHVLEELEPILEARAIAGVAIKYGEDRFLTRQIIKAGYETLYTTDAVCFTAAPTHLPGYFAQQLRWRRSNLVDMLGGLSHAWRLHPVVAVHYVSQLGLLLAYPVVIVHNVLTGEFWDILAIHVLVVGLMGFIYRWETRHLPEDRRVPGLSFLPMALLMPVTYALFTPLALLTLDSGSWETRGAPSANADTPAPPDTALLPTQTAGGLS
- a CDS encoding galactose oxidase-like domain-containing protein, which translates into the protein MSWPISATHTHLLPSGKVMFFGEFDEGKLSPRLWDPVANTLTPLPVPPFNIFCAGHSFLEDGRLLITGGHVDSHNGLPHAILFNPKTNGWDAVPDMNDKRWYPNNTTLANGEVLVLSGETNGEGLFNELPQRYVPGSNTWVNLSTAQRKIPYYPHMFLAPNNKLFFAGPWRSSQWLDPEGTGTWFEAPYSQFGGRSYGGSVYFDGKVLSTGGGNPPTKTVELIDLNLPSPSWSYQSPMSIARRQHNTMFLPDGKVLVTGGSSLEGFNNPDGAVRHAEVWDPETNVWKTLASNNAFRGYHSTTLLLPDGRVLSAGGRNVRTAEVFEPPYLFLGPRPTLTAAPDELTPGTSFDVGTPNAGQIKKVTLIALGSVTHAFDSNLRFLTLPHTVTPAGLTVTAPESNVIAPPGPYMLFLISQEGVPSVAKGVMVKKVAPKFSRTLAFSDVWKYDDTNVDRGTAWLSASYDDSQWKSGPGQLGFGDGDEGTVLTATVPSQPSVYFRKKFSLAKPVSAAMLEVLFDDGIQVWVNEVPVFSRNMAKGLNFEAFASGSTNNQYIREKLALSGSPFRVGENLITVMVKQVGSNSTDLTFALGLEVESTPAPVEDVLQVLSPNGGESWVGGSRVSIRWVLKSPLPAVDLAFSSDGGTVWVPIAFELPASQGSYPWRVPNIASSRMLVRVSKAGGGDSDVSDAVFSIVRTQLQEHPREAP